AAGAAACTCTATGTCACACCCCGAGCCCGCGCCTGCGTGACTGTACAATGGCCTCTATaacaactacttcgtattcgttcTCGCTTTTACGAAAATAATTAACTCAAGTTgttatagaagtccattgtaagatcattataaactcattttaaatctttaatttttaagatgtgtgACAAGTGTATCACACTCTAATGTTATTTAATTGGGAATTTGTTTCAACAACCAAGAACTAGACAGAATGTTAAATACCAAGAAAACATTAAAGGGCAAAGAACTATGTCCAATGACCTATTTTCCACAAGTGTTTGCTTAAACTCAGACATACTGGGAGGTAGAAAATCCATCACATAATCATGTTTTCTTGATCGACGGTAGGTGCAAGTAGCTTTTATAATAGTCAATAAATTAATGCCATCCTCCTGCATCGATACAAATTGCAATGGATCAATACCACTGTGGCATACACAGTTGTAGAATAACCACATCACAGCAAGTGTTTCTGAATCCAACCATGTTTTTTATCACAGGATCTTGAGAAGTGctttgcataaaataaatctatgGGATGATTTAAAactacaaaaaatatatatataaattacgaactattcttattaaaatcaaGCAAATGATAGTATGAACGGGATGATGTGAAGCACTTTTTAGCACATTTTAGATCAacaaattcaacttcaaataattTTGCACATTTCTGTACTTTCTTGCAGCTAATCAAGTTTTTTCCCTAAAAAAAAGGCAGATACTgcacattatttgaaaattttaggtAGTATTGATTTGGCGAAGGCTTCCTTAATTAAACTCCATGATTTCAGGAAGAGTTCAGTGGTTTTTCCAAAGTTCTTGAACTACTACCTTTTCTAGTACCTCCATTGGGAGTGTCTATACCTCAAATTAATTCCTACTACCTGTGGCTAGCCTAAAATTCCATTACCATAAGGAGTGCTGGAGTAAAGAAAAGTAGGCATTTCCATCTGCTGGCATTGTGATTTGGAGTTGATTCTCTATCACTAGTCCAACCTTCCCATGAAACTTGTTAGAGCGAACTTAAAAATAAGAATTGAGTTTCATTTCATGAGTAGCTGAGAACATAGGAGAGGGATATGGAAAGAATCAAATAATGAAAGTGGAAGCCATTGCTAGTCGAAACAATGTGTCATGATCCATTGGCTACTACAGAATCCAAGTCCTAGGTGTATCAAAAAGCACCGATTTCGCTAAGCatgtataaaaaattatttctcgTAAGAAAATGTATTCTCTACATTTCTTAAAGCAAAATGTTCCGTTAGAGATTTCAGAACACTCACATGCATTTCTGAAAGAAACTGGGGCGAAATTCTCACCTACCAATAATATGGTATGGCCGTTGTCTTTGAAGtattttattttgcaattttGTATTGAGGTTAAAAGCCTCCGGGCTTCGTCTCCACTGGGAAGCATATTATCTTTGCCACTGAGATCCAAATGCATCATCACGATCACAAATTTAAATCATGGTTTTGCATCTTGACTCATACATCAAGAGCAGActgatgaaaatgtaaaataaaTGGAGCAGTGACTTTTGTCTTAACCCTTATTAGTTTATATTATAGATCAATAAAGTCAAAATTGCACTATATCTGATTGAATCAAAGGTAGAGAGGAAACCTAGTGATAACAAGTACTTCAGCTCTAATAGCATGAAGGCGAGAATTGACATAAGCAGCAGCAGTTTTGAGCAGCTTCCATTTCCAAAGTAGAGTTGCTTTAGGTATTATATCCGCCAAGCCCTGTGCATATTCAAATTTAAAAGATAGATCACTTTTTCACGAATATTGACCGTGCATAATTTCATCCTCACAAAATTGTTGAACCAAGAGAGATACATAATGTTATGTAACATGTATAAATTTTGTTTCAGGTGTTTTATTTTCGGACTATTCCGGGTCACAAATATGTTTCTTTTTTTAGTTCAGTGTCGGAGGATAAAAAACCCATGTGACTGAGAAAAAAGTTCAAAGACAATAAATGTAGGCAATGCAAGAATGTTCTTACAGAAAGGCGTGGAAGCATTGCAGTAAGGTTGCCAGCAAGTTGTTCAAAATATTGTGCCGGAGGTAGCATCGTATTAATATTTACTGCAGCCATCTTCAGTGGATCACCTGGAGTGAGCAGAAAATATTTTGCTGAACAAGTTACTCAGAAGGCTTGACAACAGTAACAGCGAAAAACCAAAAGTAATGGGTAAAAGAAAAGGCAAAGCAACGATCTCCAAAGCCAAGACGTAAAGGTCAGGTACATTAAGTTGCAACATACCAGAAACTTAGAAACACAAAGACTACTAACAAGTCAGGCATTACACTGGCTGATTTTGGTTCACACAAAAATCACAAGCCAGGACAATTTCTTATCCTTGATTTTGGTATAGGACCTAAAAGAAATGAAAATGAACTCCCAGCACCATTTCCTAAATATTCTTGAACTTGTCATTAATTCGATGTGAGACATATGTCTCACATCTAAAAATGAACAATTAGAGCATGAAGTTTATAAGATATTAGTGGATGGTTCATAAAGACAGTCTAACACATAACTGTGGTCTAAGCTTTGATATCATGTTAAGATCATGACTCTGACCTAACTTCATCCAAAAAGCCAGCTCAATTGTCCAAGTCAATaatcatatatacaactctcaaaGACTTGATTTAGCCAATATGAACATTTAACATATAGGAATCGAAAAGGTCCGAATAAGTACTAATTATTAAATTCACTGCTAGAAATGGAACATGACCATACACGACGGTAAAAAAGTTAAATACATATCATTTATTATTTGTGAGCATGCTGGGAGATAATAACTAAATATATGTGGATAAAAAATGAATATAGCAGTACTTCTGCAGTTGTGCTCAAAGGCCAACGATTTCATTTTGATGCCGTGACTGATTCATGAAATGGATATTTTAGGTTGCGCTTGGATAGATGCATTTGAAATCAATGAATTTCGAttaattttattgtttacagtgaaacaatatatcaaattttgaattcaCGTTTTAATTTTTTACACGTGATAACACATTGCAGAATGTATTACAATTACAATATTATTAGGTGATCCTGAAATTcatcataattaacatgaaatattatataagtatataataagTGAATTTGAAGTTTATGGACTTAGTTCTATAAATAAATACATTTGAATATATGTGAAATTGAAATTTATCGCGAAACTTTATGTTTAAAGCTAATAACAGATTTcatgttttaaataaatataatacttCGAGATCGAACAACCTAACCAAAACTGTGAATGCAGAGTGCGTGCATACCCATAACAAAGCTTAGGAGATAAGGAACTGTGATATGCAGTTCATTAGGTAAAGCTTCCAATAGTGGAAACAAAGGCTGCAGTTGTGACCTGCCAAATGAAGTTGCTGAAAAAATGAATTATCAGTGAAGTCATTCAGCTCATGTAAGAAACTAACAACAACGGTATTGCCTGTGTGGTAAACTTACCTGGATTAGCTAACACGACTAAGAGGTCAATTTTCGGATTACGTGCTGCCACTGCGAGAGCCAAGCACCCACCAAAAGAATCTCCAACTAGATAAATAGGCTTTTTTGGGGATAAATAGTGTTCAACCCTGACAGTTTCTTCAACCCATTCCACCAACTCtggaaatttataaaataaaactcACTCGTATTAATCAATGTAAAATCTATGCTTTAAAAATAAGCACGAATTCCCAATATCAATGAAACACAGGCAAACAATACACTGTAAGAGTAAAGCGGTAACAAGTTACGACCTACAAATGGCGTACGGTCATGGACTGGGATATGCATGCACCGAACATCAAATACCCTGGGACCAAAGAAAAACATCACATTACAATTGACGATGAAACACGATACAGCTAATTAAATAGTAAGACAATCAGACAGGTATCTAGCACCATCATACAGTTCAGGCTCATAAAAAGAATCTTAATCCATGCCATCAAACTAAAGTCTTCTGATTTACTCATTTTAATTGCTGCACAAGAACGTGTACAAACTGTTTGGTTCAAAGAATCCATGGAGTTGGGGGTGTCCATTTCATATCTTTAAACACACCGCCAAACTATTAACTTCTGTACGATTTATGGACAATACCACGCGTAAGACAAGTGTCAACACTATCGCTGACTTACTTTCCAAGAGACTTATGATGCAGAGTAAGGCCGAGTCCAAGTCCATCCATTCCTGCATCAGCAAGCTTAAAGTTAAGCACGCGCCTTTCCTATTATTAAAGCACTAGCAATTATCGTATAGTAACTCATTAGTCAAACAAAATTAAGAAATGATAAATGTTTGGCGGACCAAGGAAGATGTGGATCAGGGTAAACACCACCATGACCTGCTGCGTCACCCCCTACAGGCATTGGGGGATCCACGATTCTGGATGAGGTGGAGAGTTAAATATGTTTTTTTGGGATAGGAAACTTGCATTTTTCACAAATATATCTAAGAAAGCAGATGTCCATTGATGGATTCACCCAGGCAAGGTCTTTCTCGGTTGTTGGGATAAGCATCAATTATTTACCGGGCAAGAACAGAAGTACAGGCGAATTTCTCAAATGAGGGCCGCATGAAATTGGAGTAAACCACCGAGGTGGCCCACCATCAGGGTTAATTATTTCTTTAGCATGATCAAGATAATCGTTCACAGTTTGAGTTCCATATCCATCATCCCACAAAACCTCTAGCTTTTCCTCTTCAAAATCCTTCTCGTTTTTCAGCTCCCAGATAGTTGAACTTCTATTCTCCTTCCCAAAATCCACCAAATCCCTTTTTCTTCCATTCTCCACACCAGAAGGCGCTCCGTTTACTTTAACAGAATCATGAGATACAACAGATGAATCGCGGCTACCTACACACTGTACATGAAATCTATTACAAAAAGGTTTCCCTATATTCAAAGTGAAATGATGAGATATTCCAAAAGTTTTAACAGCTGAAGCCATGGAAGCTGCTTCTTCAACCCCTCGAAAATTCACGAAAGTTGCAAAAGAATGGCCTAATGATAGAAAGCTCTTTTACGGTGACTGATTACTTGCATTCCTCTTTTGTATTCTTGTGTGCTGAATTGGGGAAAAAAATAAATGgcaaattttcttgtaaataagTAAAATAACGTTACAAGATTACGGCCACAAAATGTGGAATATGCGTGAATGGTGTGAGTTCTTACACGAAAAATATCCATAAGATCGCGCCACAATTCAGTGGAAAAGAACAAAAACCACCACTATAATACATGCTGGTGGATGTGTAGATTTCGTGAATAATCTAGACAAAAGGGTTAAAATATCGCGATGTGATTCGTGCAAAAGTTGACACACTGTGATCTTCAAAACAAAAGAGTTGAAACTCTGTGATCACTATGCAGATTCAGATGCTCAATAGTAAGATATTACAGTGTAAATCTATCTATTTAATATCACACacgttataaaaaaataatttctgttttattataaaattcgaTGTAAACAATAGATGATGAAAAAGGGTGAATGGGATTAATCTCGCCTCCTTTTTCTTTGTGCGTTTGTTGTGCTCTTTGTAATAATAATGAAAGATGAGCATTCAGTTCATTTGGTTACGATCAAACCGAATTAATCCAATTTTTTAGGTTAATTGAATTGAACGTGATTTCTCGTTCAGACTTAATTGACCGAATTAAAATCGATTATTTTGTTCGGTAACCAAATTAActgtttttcaaaaaataaaaatttatatacaaaatttataattgaaatatgatattttttatcttaataaaaacaaattatatctaaaaaataaaaataacaaaaactaAAGTACGCTATTAAATGTGAAAAAACATTAAACaaaatttctaaattaaaagtataatctaattaaaaaacaaaattcaATGATTTTATAATTCGGTTTATCACGCCCAGAGCCCGGATTCGGGTTCGCGTGACTGCGTAATGGGCTTCTATAGCAATTACTTTGTATTCGTACTCGTTTTACGAAAATtattaacccaagttgctatagaagtcaaTTGTAAgtccattataaactcattttttaCCGTAACCTCTTcttaattatcattattttgCTATTAATACGTGTAGTTTAACAGTTGGTTTATTGTAGTTTAAATTAGTCTAAAATGGTGATAAATTATCAATAATTATgggaaaataattattcaaatttcCAAGATGACAAAAagttgtgtgagacgatctcacgggtcttttttgtgagacgggttttttatttggattatcaatgaaaaaatattattttttatgctaagggtattactttttattatgaatatcagtaaggttgacccgtctcacagataaatattcgtgagaccgtctcacaagagacctactcttccAAGATTATTATTGCATGGAACTCGAAAATGTTGTGCCAAAATGAGGTCAAATTTCCTTTGACATATACAGTTATTTTCGTCGCAAGATTTCGGATCTTCACATCTATCCCTCCTTAATCATTAaagttattttcaaattttataattaacaatatttaagaacaaaaatatcgcaatttttattcaaataataattgataaaaatatgtgttttcttattaaatatatatttatttcaatattaaaatattataaaacagaATTATGAGTACAATATTTATTAttacatttaataaaaattatatatatacacatgtcGGTTCCGTGCAGGTTTAGCTAAACTCAGAACCCGTCCTAGACTCGTTTAGATGGGTCTAAACCCGTCCTGTCGGGTCAAGTTTAATACGAGGTCGGATTTCGACCTCGGCCCATTGTCATccttataaataattataacgTTCATCGACAATGTCGTATCTAACATTATGGATttaaaatcagttttaaaaaatGAGCTCATCAAATAATTggtcaaaattttgttttaataaACAAACATATAAATGTTATTGTTCAAACTTTTCAACTAATCGCTTAAACATTACTCATCTCATTGTTTTAATCGTAAAAACATCAGCTACGTTTGAATAATTAAGATCgttgattattatttttctcGATTGATAACATAGCTAATTCATTTGATATTGACATAATTAATCATAGACAAATCTTGATCAACTTCAACTTAAAAAAACTTATTTACGAAGTTGTATGGTCAacaaaattctataaaaaacTTGCGTGTTTGGATAACAACCAATcattttattcaaattattCAACATATAACCTTATCTTTTTGCTTATATCTATAAAACGCATTTCAAGATCAACAACTGCATGCAAAAATcttattatcattatttgtGCTGTCCTTATCTCAAACTCATTCAAGATTTTCACAAGATCTCAACAAATTATAATTCTCAATACTCATTCAAGTTTTTTACAATATATCAACAAATTATAATCATCAACACACCTTGaccattataaataataaaaactcaAATGTTTTCTCATATTATTGAAATTGTTCAAATCGAGTATGCACCGAAAAAAAATGCTTGACCGATTAAAAAGATAAAGTATCGCATCTGAAAAAAGTTTTCAGCAGATTGTTTTGAATATATCATTTGttatgaatattgaagatgatGGGTAGACTGTCGATGAGTTGGTGTTGTAATTTGTAAAATCTTAGAAAATTAAATTAGTATTTGGGATATTATCGTTAATTTTGTAAatgtatatttgatttttttaatgtttttttatcAATGAATTATGACATTAACTTTTAAAGGTtatataattgaaatatataataaacGGGCTCCTGATGCGGCAATGTAGATTTGAGTACacgttaaaaaatataatatttcaaGAAATAAAACCttgtaatacataataaaattttgaaaaatcaacCTTTAGTccgtaaatcataaaaatttattgttttaaaattgaaataaataaaacatgtaaTCCAAAACAACGATATAAAAACATCAATCGAAAAGTCAAACAAGGAGGAGCAATCCTCTCACTATGGTGCAGGTGGAGGCGCGGTGAAGAACCTTTGcacatatttttcatttttaaaatatttaaataattcaaatatttaacagaaaactaaatttaataataattaataaaaaaactaaACAAAAAGGAAAGGAGTTGTTGGgatgatatttattttttttaaaaaaattattttatttcgtataattttttgtagaataggtctcttgtgagacggtctcacgaatctttatatgtgagacaggtcaatcttaccgatattctcaataaaaaataatactcttagcataaaaagtaataatttttcatggatgacccaaataagagattcgtctcacaaaatatgacccgtgatatcgtctcacacaaatttttgtcttttttgtAAGCTTCATTATTCtaacacacaaatttttgtctttgtTGTAAGCTTCATTCTTCTAATTATGTGTAATTATAATGTTTTTATTATGTGCATTTTTTAGTTGTTATTAATTACATTTTAATTgaagaaaaaattaatatttctaCCTTATATCTACGATATCATCTCAACCTCACATAACAATGAGAAAATGTTATTATAGGAACTTCATTTCATCAATATCCTTTAACTATTGAACACGCTCTTCACGATTTCCCCaaatttcagttatattttgaaattttacagAAGAGTTACGTATATCATACACATTTAACTTTTGTCAGTTGAtacatttataattatattttatatatctgGTCCCaactttgttttttgttttcccACAATTTTCATTTACAAATTCCTTACACATTCCAATATCCTACAAATCTAACCAAATTTCGGTTTATTTCATTATACCCATATGGGCATGGCTCCATGATAAGATGGATGACCAAGATTATTTGTCCATACATATATAGgacccatttttttttttgaaattgtatgtgtgaCAAGATCTTACCTGTTGAAATGAAGTGAGGGTAGTACCCACATAGGAAGGATCTCCCCAAATTTGAAAGACTTTCaataaatttaatgaaattgtATCGAATCCTTTCATATACTAAACCCGTTTAGAATAAAATCTCGacaaaatataacttttaatattACCTGTTTTTAATTTaaacaattgaaaacaataatatttatcaattaaaaaaaataaaaagatttgtAATAAAATCCAAGGAACCTCGGCCCCTTGAAACAATTAAAATATTCAGGGCtcgaaaattcccaaattattaaaaaaagggTTTCATAGTGGGAAATAGAACATATACCCTCAAGTATACGTAAAATTACAAGTAGGAAAAACTCCCACCCCTCCACTGGCGAGGGTTTTGCAGTTTCGATTATTCTGCAGTGTCCGAATCGCTAATGGCTTCGTCATCTTCATCCGCCCCGGGCCCTGAAATGCCGTGGATAGAGAAGTATCGACCATCCAAGGTGGCGGATATAGTCGGGAATGAGGACGCCGTCTCCCGTCTCCAAGTCATCGCGCGTGATGGCAACATGCCCAATCTCATTCTAGCTGTGAGTTGGGATATCTCTTCTGAAATTGAAATTCAGTTCAAATTTTGTAACACGAGTAGGAATTTTTTCACGTCTTTTGTTGGAAACATCCACTCTTGACTGTATTGCAGGTGAAATGTTGCTGTAATAGGGTTTGGAAATTGTTTGTCTACTGCAGattttcattttgttccttATGTTCCAGTATTCTGACCCTGATAGCATTGTTTTAACAAAACTACGTTGAAGTgttttatttgaaaatcaatGTTAATTGGCTCTTTTTCGTCCTCCAACTATATAAGTATTGTTCCCGCAAATGATATAATGATCATCTTTAGCCACTTTGCACTTATACATGTATGACTGTAGAATAATTCATTATTTAACATCAAGTTGCAAAAGGTTGATGGTCCAAAATTACATATGGAAAAGGTCACAGGGCAACGAATATACAGACAAAATTCCTTTCCTAGGTTAATTTATTACTTCCATGAGCACTGGTGAGTACACCTTTTTCTTTCTGCAGGGTCCTCCTGGAACTGGTAAAACTACTAGTATGTTGGCGCTTGCGCATGAACTTCTAGGACCAAATTATAGAGAGGCGGTTTTAGAGCTAAATGCATCCGATGACCGGTAGTGAAAGTTCTTGTTTAGTTCAATTCAATGGTTTGAATTTGTTTGGTTTCTTTTGTCAAGTACTCAAGTTCTTGTTATGCTACTCTTTATCATCCAGAGGGATTGATGTGGTGAgaaacaaaataaagatgtttgCCCAGAAGAAGGTTACATTGCCCCCTGGGAGacacaaaataataattttggatGAAGCTGACAGGTGAGTTTGCAGTTTCTGTTTTATATGTCaatgaaataaaagaatgcATCTTTATGTTAATTATGTACGTGCCTTGTCTGTGTTATTTAGTGTTTAGGTTGtagtttgaataattaattCCCCACCCTACTGAATTTGTTGCATTTTGGATTAGTAATTGTGGtacaatttgaaatttttgcTTACGTTCTTTGTGTCTAAGTTGGTTTTTTTTTGTATCCTTTTACTATATTTGATGTAAACTAGCATGACATCTGGCGCTCAACAAGCTTTGAGGAGGACAATGGAAATATATTCGAATTCAACTCGTTTTGGGCTTGCTTGCAACACATCTGCAAAGATTCTAGAGCCTATTCAGAGTAGATGTGCTCTTGTTCGATTTGCTAGATTATCTGATCAAGAGATCCTCAGTCGTCTGATGGTGGTGGTTGCTGCAGAAAAGGTATACATACTAATCTTGTTACGCCTCCAGTTGAATGATATCCAAGTTCTGGTGTTTTTATTCTCTAATGACCGATGAAGCTCATTTTCTAGGAATTAACAGgggaaaataattaaattccagATAGTCTTTTTTGTTGCATATGAGACTCTCACTCATGCTATAACTGCAGAAGCACTCTATGTGGACCGTTGGTATACTGCTTTCACTAATTAGTCTAGGTCACCCTACATGCGCAGTCAGTTATTGACTGGATGTTCAGCTTTAGAATGTTATGTATTTATTTCAGCCTACCCGTACACTTTCATATTGCcttgatgcatctcatttcctaCTTCTATATGACACTTTTTAAAGCCTCCTGAATGACAAAGCTTATTCCTTCCTCTTAGGTCTACGCTACGGTGATGTGGCCACAGGTTAAAAGTTGCTAGCTAGCTTCTCTCTGACTCTGATGTAACTTATATTGCAGATATTTGCTTTTGAAGTTGTTTATTCTAACCATTAATTGACTGTTTTTCTTTCCTTTGCCTGATAATTTATCTTCCAATTTGTTGCACCAATAGTATTTCCCAAGTTTTTGTATAAAATGGTTTTACCCTCTCTCTTACACCCTGTTTATTGATTTAGGTACCCTATGTTCCAGAAGGTCTTGAAGCCATCATCTTCACCGCTGACGGTGATATGAGACAGGCATTAAATAACTTGCAAGCCACAAACAGTGGATTTTGTTTTGTCAATCAAGAAAATGTTTTCAAGGTCACGAAGCTTCAGGATCAACGTGATTTGAGCATTAACCTTCAAATGTGCATGTAATAACTGCTTTTTTTTGTTGACGTCCAGGTTTGTGATCAACCACATCCTTTGCATGTAAAGAACATGGTACGTCATGTACTCGAGGGGAAATTCGATGATGCATGTGCTGGTTTAAAGCTGCTCTATGATTTGGGCTATTCTCCAACTGACATAATCACTACCCTTTTCCGTATCGTAAAGAACTACGATATGGCAGAGTATCTAAAGTTGGAATTCATGAAAGTAAATAATCAAAGAATATCAATCTCCCCTTTTCCATATTATCTGCTGTCAATTTACTTAAACCCTCTTCTGTTTTTTAAGGAAACTGGATTTGCTCACATGAGAATCTGCGATGGAGTTGGTTCATATCTTCAGATGTGTGGTTTACTTGCTAAGCTCTCACTGGTACGTGAAACTGCCCGAGCAGCTTAGATAGACATTTCCCCATTCTGTATGTTGGAAACTTGAGTTTACACATGCACCATAGATTCGCGTCATTGTTGCCTCAGTACTAAGATGTTTAATGTTGTGAGTCGTGGTCCTGTATGTATATTTTCATGCAATTCTGGTGCGCTTTAATTCAAGTAGGCACCATTGACCTATCTAATTCAAACAGAACCAAGTGTGAGTGCTTTTCCAACATCATTCTATGGAAGTTTATCTTGAAACTGTGCTGCGGTGCCTGCTGCCTGCAGCATGCAAACGTTGTGCAGTGTCAGTGAAATTTGTGACATTTCGGTCCAACTACTGTGTGGATTCATGGCTGCATTTGGATGA
The Primulina tabacum isolate GXHZ01 chromosome 9, ASM2559414v2, whole genome shotgun sequence DNA segment above includes these coding regions:
- the LOC142555680 gene encoding phytyl ester synthase 1, chloroplastic-like isoform X2, yielding MVVFTLIHIFLGMDGLGLGLTLHHKSLGKVFDVRCMHIPVHDRTPFVELVEWVEETVRVEHYLSPKKPIYLVGDSFGGCLALAVAARNPKIDLLVVLANPATSFGRSQLQPLFPLLEALPNELHITVPYLLSFVMGDPLKMAAVNINTMLPPAQYFEQLAGNLTAMLPRLSGLADIIPKATLLWKWKLLKTAAAYVNSRLHAIRAEVLVITSGKDNMLPSGDEARRLLTSIQNCKIKYFKDNGHTILLEDGINLLTIIKATCTYRRSRKHDYVMDFLPPSMSEFKQTLVENRWLRNYTGPVLLSTMEDRKIVRGLSGVPDEGPVLLVGYHMLMGLELIPLVEEFLREKKIMVRGIAHPALFSHLVEGENKELTFIDNLRVYGALPVSPSSLFKLFSTKSHVLLYPGGAREALHRKGEEYKLFWPDQPEFVRMAARFGATIVPFGVVGEDDIAKLVLDYDDLMKIPFLSDQIRRDNERSKSFNVRAGMKGEVANQALYIPGLLPKVPGRLYYLFGKPIHTKGMKDMLKDKERARELYLQIKSEVEANITYLLEKRKEDPYRGILDRTVYRSLYASMDQVPAFEP
- the LOC142555680 gene encoding phytyl ester synthase 1, chloroplastic-like isoform X1, with the translated sequence MASAVKTFGISHHFTLNIGKPFCNRFHVQCVGSRDSSVVSHDSVKVNGAPSGVENGRKRDLVDFGKENRSSTIWELKNEKDFEEEKLEVLWDDGYGTQTVNDYLDHAKEIINPDGGPPRWFTPISCGPHLRNSPVLLFLPGMDGLGLGLTLHHKSLGKVFDVRCMHIPVHDRTPFVELVEWVEETVRVEHYLSPKKPIYLVGDSFGGCLALAVAARNPKIDLLVVLANPATSFGRSQLQPLFPLLEALPNELHITVPYLLSFVMGDPLKMAAVNINTMLPPAQYFEQLAGNLTAMLPRLSGLADIIPKATLLWKWKLLKTAAAYVNSRLHAIRAEVLVITSGKDNMLPSGDEARRLLTSIQNCKIKYFKDNGHTILLEDGINLLTIIKATCTYRRSRKHDYVMDFLPPSMSEFKQTLVENRWLRNYTGPVLLSTMEDRKIVRGLSGVPDEGPVLLVGYHMLMGLELIPLVEEFLREKKIMVRGIAHPALFSHLVEGENKELTFIDNLRVYGALPVSPSSLFKLFSTKSHVLLYPGGAREALHRKGEEYKLFWPDQPEFVRMAARFGATIVPFGVVGEDDIAKLVLDYDDLMKIPFLSDQIRRDNERSKSFNVRAGMKGEVANQALYIPGLLPKVPGRLYYLFGKPIHTKGMKDMLKDKERARELYLQIKSEVEANITYLLEKRKEDPYRGILDRTVYRSLYASMDQVPAFEP
- the LOC142555682 gene encoding replication factor C subunit 2, coding for MASSSSSAPGPEMPWIEKYRPSKVADIVGNEDAVSRLQVIARDGNMPNLILAGPPGTGKTTSMLALAHELLGPNYREAVLELNASDDRGIDVVRNKIKMFAQKKVTLPPGRHKIIILDEADSMTSGAQQALRRTMEIYSNSTRFGLACNTSAKILEPIQSRCALVRFARLSDQEILSRLMVVVAAEKVPYVPEGLEAIIFTADGDMRQALNNLQATNSGFCFVNQENVFKVCDQPHPLHVKNMVRHVLEGKFDDACAGLKLLYDLGYSPTDIITTLFRIVKNYDMAEYLKLEFMKETGFAHMRICDGVGSYLQMCGLLAKLSLVRETARAA